In Candidatus Polarisedimenticolaceae bacterium, the sequence GAGCTCGGCCGGCCCCTTCATCGAGTCGAGCAGGTAGAAGACGCGCGCGCCCGACGGCTGCGGGGACGTGACGTGCCCTTTACCGACCACCGTGCGCACCTTCCCCGTGGCGGCATCGACCGCGAAGAGCGCGTGGTGGCCGACGTCGTCCGAGAGGCAGTAGATCTCCTTGCCGTCGGGCGACCAGGCGAGATCGGACGGCGAGCGGTCCCAGCCCTCCGTCAGGATCCGATCTTGCCCGTCGGGCCACGAGCGCAGCACGATGCGGAACCGGTCGGCTTCGTAGCCGGGGCGCTTCATCGCGGTGTACGCGAGCGTCTTGCCGTCCGGCGAGAAGACCGGGTACCCGTCCCACGCCTTGTTCCCGCTCGTGAGGTTGCGCGGCGCGCTGCCGCCGCCGGCCGGCGCGACGAAGAGGTCGAAGTTGGTCGACCAGGCCTCCTCGCGTCCCACGTCGCGCGCGCTGAAGACGACCGAGGCGCCGTCCGGGGTGAACGTGTACTCCTCGCTGCCGCCGAAGGGCTTCGAGGGCGCGTCGGCGTCCATCGCCTTCATAACGTCGACCGCTTCGCCGCCGGCCACGGGAACCACGAAGATGTGCGACCGCGTCCCGTTGCCCCACGTATCCCAGTGGCGGAAGAAGAGACTGTCGTAGATCTTCCCGCTCGCCTTCTTCTTCTCGTCGTCGTCGAGGCGCTTCTTGGTCTCGGCGGGCGAAGTGCCTGGGTAGACCTCCATCGAGAGCGCGAGCTTCGTCCCGTCGGGCGAGACGACGAAGCTGCCGACGTCGAGCGGCAAGGACGTCACCGGCTGCGACTCGCCGCCGTCGAGCGAGAGCTTCCAGACCTGCGACGAGCCGCCGCGCGTCGAGAGGAAGAAGATCGTGCGGCCGTCCTTCGACCACGCCGCGCTCGTGTCCGACGCTTCGTTCCGCGTGAGCGGGCGAAGACCGGTGCCGTCGGCCGCCACGAGCCAGAGGTCGGTCCGTCGCTTGTTCGCGTCGAGGTCGAGCGCCGAGATCGTGAAGACGACCCACTTCCCGTCGGGCGACACGCGCGCGTCGGAGAGGCGGTCGAAGGCGACGAGGTCGCGAACTCCGAAAGGATGAGTCTCCTTCGAAGCTGCGGCCAAGGCGACCGGAACCACGGTGAAGGCGAGGCAGAGCAAGGCCATGAAGAAGCGCATCGTCGAAGCCTCCGGAATCGTGAGATCCATGCGGGCCGGGCATCTTACCCAGCAAGGGTTAAAAAACGAAACAGCTTTACAAACGTATGGTTGCGGCCCCGAGAACCGCTGAATCTTCGTGCGCCGGCACGCTGCCGCACTCCCGGCCGGGGTGTACGATGCCTTCACGGTGTCGGAGCTTCGCAGCGACGGACGCAGGAAGAGCGATGAAGCGCTCAGGCTGAGCGAGGAGCGCTACCGCCGTCTCGTCGACATGTCGCCCGATGCGGTCTTCATCGTGCAAGGCGGCCTCGTCCGCTTCGTCAACCCCGCAGCTCTCAAGCTCCTCGGCATCACGCACGAGGAACGGGTGATCGGGCGGCTCGTCTTCGACCTCTTCCATCCCGACGACCACCCGGCCCTCATGGCCCGTTACCAGGAGGTGATTCAGGGCGCGCGCGAGCCCGGCTTCATCGAGCGGCGCTATCGCCGCCCCGACGGCTCGACGATCGACATCGAAGTCGCGGCAACGCTCTACCCCGATCCCGACGGCGCCTCGGTGCAGTTCATCGTGCGCGACGTCACCGACCGGAAGCGCGCGCTCGAAGCGTTGCGTCAGAGCGAGGAGCAGTTCCGTCAGATCGCCGAGACGATCGACGAGGTCTTCTGGAGCACGAGCGCCGACAAGAACCGGATGGTTTACGTGAGCCCGGCGTACGAGAAGATCTGGGGACGTCCTTGCGCCGAGCTCTACGCCAACCCGCGGCAGTGGCTCGTGGGGGTCCACCCCGACGATCGAGACGCGGTCATCCACGCGGCGCTGACCAAGCAGGCCGACGGGAAATACGACGAGGAGTACCGCATCATCCGGCCCGACGGCTCGATCCGGTGGGTGCGCGACCGCGCGTTTCCTTTGCGCGACGACGCCGGCGAGATCTACCGGATCGTCGGTCTCGCCGAGGACATCAGCGACCGCAAGCGGGTCGGCGACGAGCTGCGCGCCCTCTCCGAGCAGCTCGAGGCGCGCGTCGTCGAGCGGACGGCGCAGCTCCGCGAGGCGAACGAGTCGCTCCGTAAAGCCGAGGCGCGGCAGCGGGCCCTCCTGAACGCGATCCCCGACCTGGTCTTCCGCGTAAGACGGGACGGCACCTACCTCGATTTCTCGGCGCCCAGCGGGGCCGAGGCCACGATGTCCGATCGGCTCATCGGCTCGAACATCGGCAGCTCCGATCTGCCGCCGGCGGTCCGCGCGACCCTCCTCGACGGGATCGCGCGCGCCGTCGACACCGGGACGCCGGTGGCGCTCGAGTACACGGTCGACGGCGACGCCGACGCGCGGACGTTCGAGGCTCGGCTCGTCCGGAGCGGGCCCGAGGAGGTCGTCGCGACCGTGCGCGACATCACGCGCCGGCGCGAGGCGGAGGCCCAGCGCGAGCGCCTCGAGCAGCAGCTCCGGCAGTCGCAGAAGATGGAGGCGATCGGCACGCTCGCCGGCGGGATCGCGCACGACTTCAACAACATCCTCACCGCGATCATCGGCTACACCGAGCTGCTCCGGAACCAGCTCCGCGGCCAGATGGGGGTCGAGGAGCGCCTCGCCGAGATCTCCCGCGCCGGGGCGCGCGCGAAGGACCTCGTCTCTCAGATCCTGACCTTCAGCCGGAGGCAAGACCACACGCGTGCGCCGACGGCGATGGCGCCGGCGATCGACGAGGCCCTCCGTCTCCTCAGGGCGGCGATCCCGGCCTCGATCGAGATCGACTGGGCGATCGATCACGACTTGCCCCCGGTGCTCGCCGACGCGACCCAGATCCACCAGATCGTCATGAACCTGGCCGCCAACGCGGCCGCCGCAATGGGCAACGGCCCCGGGAAGCTTCGCGTCGTTTGCGCTTCCGTGACCTTGGACGACGACGCCGCCCGCCTCCACCCCGACCTCCGTCCGGGCGAATGGGTCCGCCTCGACGTGCAGGACACGGGCTGCGGCATCCCGCCGGAGATGCTCGACCGGATCTTCGATCCTTTCTTCACCACGAAGGGCCCGGGTGAGGGCACAGGCCTCGGGCTGTCGGTCGTTCACGGCATCGTCAAGGCGCACGACGGCGCCGTGCTCGTCGAGAGCGAGCCCGGGGTCGGCACGGCGTTCCACATCTATTTCCCGGCGCTCGAGACGAGGCATTCGGCGCCGGCGCGCCCCGGACCTCAGGCGGCGGGGGGCCGCGGCGAGCACATCCTCTACGTCGACGACGAGCCCTCGCTCGTCGAGCTCCTGAAGGCGCAGCTCGAGATGCTCGGCTACCGGGTCACCGCCTGCGAGTCGTCGGTCGAGGCGCTCGCGACGTTCAAGGCCGCGCCTCTCGATTTCGACGTCCTCATCACCGATTTGACGATGCCGGGGATGAGCGGGGCCGAGCTCGCGGAAGCTGCCCTGAAAATTCGCCCCAATCTTCCCGTCGTCGTCGCCACCGGTTACGGTCACGTCATGGGCGAGAACAAAGCGCGCGCCTTGGGCCTTCGCCGCGTCCTCAACAAGCCTTTTTCGATGGCGGTCCTCGACGAAGCGATCCAGGAGGCGCTCGCCACCCGCTGAGCCCGCACGTATCATGGCTCCGATGCGTCGATCGATTCTCGCCCTTCTCCTCTTGGCGCTTCTCTCGCCCGCCCTCAGAGCAACCGCGGTGGCCCCCGATGCGCGCCGCACGCTCGATGCGATGGGGGCGGCGGCCCAC encodes:
- a CDS encoding S9 family peptidase, coding for MDLTIPEASTMRFFMALLCLAFTVVPVALAAASKETHPFGVRDLVAFDRLSDARVSPDGKWVVFTISALDLDANKRRTDLWLVAADGTGLRPLTRNEASDTSAAWSKDGRTIFFLSTRGGSSQVWKLSLDGGESQPVTSLPLDVGSFVVSPDGTKLALSMEVYPGTSPAETKKRLDDDEKKKASGKIYDSLFFRHWDTWGNGTRSHIFVVPVAGGEAVDVMKAMDADAPSKPFGGSEEYTFTPDGASVVFSARDVGREEAWSTNFDLFVAPAGGGSAPRNLTSGNKAWDGYPVFSPDGKTLAYTAMKRPGYEADRFRIVLRSWPDGQDRILTEGWDRSPSDLAWSPDGKEIYCLSDDVGHHALFAVDAATGKVRTVVGKGHVTSPQPSGARVFYLLDSMKGPAELYSVKADGGDAKKLTSINDERLAATRRGDPEQFSFKGANGDDVYCWIVKPIDFDPAKTYPVAFLIHGGPQGSFGNDFHYRWNPQAYAGRGYAAVMVDFHGSTGYGQAFTDAINGDWGGKPLEDLQKGLAAALAKYKWMDGNRVAALGASYGGWMINWIAGKWPDRFKCLVVHDGNLDEQFAYFATEELWFPEWEHGGTPWEHPEGYAKDNPVQYVKNWKTPTLVIHGGKDYRVVDTGGFATFTALQRMGIPSKFLYFPDENHWVLKPANSILWHDTVLDWIDQWTKRDGKP
- a CDS encoding PAS domain S-box protein, whose protein sequence is MSELRSDGRRKSDEALRLSEERYRRLVDMSPDAVFIVQGGLVRFVNPAALKLLGITHEERVIGRLVFDLFHPDDHPALMARYQEVIQGAREPGFIERRYRRPDGSTIDIEVAATLYPDPDGASVQFIVRDVTDRKRALEALRQSEEQFRQIAETIDEVFWSTSADKNRMVYVSPAYEKIWGRPCAELYANPRQWLVGVHPDDRDAVIHAALTKQADGKYDEEYRIIRPDGSIRWVRDRAFPLRDDAGEIYRIVGLAEDISDRKRVGDELRALSEQLEARVVERTAQLREANESLRKAEARQRALLNAIPDLVFRVRRDGTYLDFSAPSGAEATMSDRLIGSNIGSSDLPPAVRATLLDGIARAVDTGTPVALEYTVDGDADARTFEARLVRSGPEEVVATVRDITRRREAEAQRERLEQQLRQSQKMEAIGTLAGGIAHDFNNILTAIIGYTELLRNQLRGQMGVEERLAEISRAGARAKDLVSQILTFSRRQDHTRAPTAMAPAIDEALRLLRAAIPASIEIDWAIDHDLPPVLADATQIHQIVMNLAANAAAAMGNGPGKLRVVCASVTLDDDAARLHPDLRPGEWVRLDVQDTGCGIPPEMLDRIFDPFFTTKGPGEGTGLGLSVVHGIVKAHDGAVLVESEPGVGTAFHIYFPALETRHSAPARPGPQAAGGRGEHILYVDDEPSLVELLKAQLEMLGYRVTACESSVEALATFKAAPLDFDVLITDLTMPGMSGAELAEAALKIRPNLPVVVATGYGHVMGENKARALGLRRVLNKPFSMAVLDEAIQEALATR